The region ACACCGCCGCGTTCGGCGGTTCGCCGTGCGACGATCTCAACTGGTTCCGCATCGAAGAACAGTCTTCCAGAAGACAGTGCATACGGCCCAAGATCGAAGACCGCTCCGCCGCCCAGAGCTTTCCTGTACCTAAAATCGTTAGCCGCCAGAGGAGGGACGCTGAATGAAGCGACCACATGCGTTGCACGTTTGCCGGCACTTTCAAATGCGGCGCGTGCGGCCTGGACTCGCGGATGCAATCCAAAGACGAGGGCTTCCGCGAGGCATCGGTCCTCTCGTTCGGCAAGGCGCACCATTGCCTCGGTATCGGCTTCGCTCAAGAACGCAGGCTTGTCGATGATCACGTGAAATCCACGCTTCAGCGCCGCTTCAGCCAACTCCTTGTGCAGGGAGTTGACAGTGGAAACATACACGATCTCTGCTTTGCTCTCATGCAGAGCCTGCTCATAGCTGTCGTAAGTGCGGGCTGCTCCGGATGCAAGCAGCTCCTCTTTTGGATGCGAGACGGAGGCTATCTCGGGAGGCGCCATCCCTGCCCACGCAAGTGCAGGCAGGATGCGACGGCGGCAGATAGAGGAGTATCCGAGAAAGAGTGTTTGCATATGTGAATACGACGCATATTACACTACCCTCACGGAACGGAGCGTATACAGAGTTGGACGTTCATCGTGGAAGTGGTCGTGTTTTCTCCCGGGGCGAAGGATCACTCTGCGAGAGCAATCCGCGCCCTGCTGGAACTGAGGTCTTTGCCGTAGCTGCGGAGACTCGCGCGGAGTTGATCGAATCCTTGCATACTCTCATCCGTGAGATACGTGCTAGTTCCTCTGACCTGCGCAGCACAGCAGCACGTTTTGGTCAGGCGACTTTGCGAGAACATCGTGTCGCAGTTGTTGCTACGGATCCAGCCGACTTGTGTGAGAAGTTGGAGCACGCTGCCACGCGCATCGCAAAATCTAATCGGGACCAGCTAAGAGTCCGCGGCAGCTTTTCTTATGGCAATGGCCCCAAAGCCGGTAAGTTAGCCATCGTCTTTCCGGGACAGGGTTCACAGTTTTCCGGCATGCTGGCAGATCTGATACAGGCGCGTCCTGCGGCACGGCAGTGGTTTGAATGTCTGGATGCCGTCTATCAACGGGTGGGAGCAGGCCTGCCAAGCGATGCCTATCACGGCGGAGATGGCCTCTTCAGCCTCAGCACGGGTGCTCAACTGGGATTAGTAGCCAGTCTGGCACTCCATGATTCCCTCAAGGCAATGGGGGTTGAAGGGGAGTGCTTTGTCGGTCACAGCAACGGTGAGCATGCTGCGCTGATTGCTTCGGATGCGCTCTCATTTCCTTCGGTGGAAGCTGCCTGTGACTTTATCGGCTCCGTCGGCTTGGAGAGCCGTTCCGTTC is a window of Edaphobacter sp. 12200R-103 DNA encoding:
- a CDS encoding Gfo/Idh/MocA family protein → MQTLFLGYSSICRRRILPALAWAGMAPPEIASVSHPKEELLASGAARTYDSYEQALHESKAEIVYVSTVNSLHKELAEAALKRGFHVIIDKPAFLSEADTEAMVRLAEREDRCLAEALVFGLHPRVQAARAAFESAGKRATHVVASFSVPPLAANDFRYRKALGGGAVFDLGPYALSSGRLFFDAEPVEIVARRTAERGGVETGFSLLALYPGGRSLVGIFGYETAYLNRLQITGPNLSVFMDRVFSPPGDFATEMILHTPTGATAESFAPAHNFGLFFQQLVAEIESGNMRSFDNAMLLASRGIDRIHASLVP